A stretch of DNA from Gimesia chilikensis:
TCCAAACTGAGCGCCCCCAGTATGATAACTGGAGAAACCACCAACACTAAGTGGATTTTCCACTGACTCAGATTCACCGGCTGCTTCAGTGGACTCTCCTTCCGGATTTCGTGCATCGAACTGAGCTTTACCAGGATAGTAGTTCAGCCCGTTGGCGTTAATACTGGTGCCAGCATTCCTCAATGTGGAACGTGTACCAGAGACCCAGCCTCGTTGATTACCGCCAGCGAATTCACCGACAAAGATTGTTTTGGAAGACCCATCCAGAATTTCGTCGTACCGCACGCTGCTGTTGAGAAACAGAACTCCATTATTATTCACATCAATTGGTGCTTCGATGTCATTCTGCATCCCTGCATAGGTATTTCCCGGAGAAGGGTTCGATGGGCAACTGAGCAACGGAATCTGATACTCGGCAACCTGCTTATTCACCGGGGCATAAACACTCTCTTTAAAATTGAACTTATTGAATGCAACTCGTTCGTCGAGATACGGTAGAATCTGAAGGATCCAACTGACGTGATAACCCTTTGATTCACTGCGCACAGGCCCCGTAGGATTGATTGTCCCGGAAGGCAATACGTTATGCGCCATCTCATAATTCTGAAGTGCGATATTGATCTGCATCAGATTATTTTTACAAGACGCACGATGGGCCGCCTCTCTTGCCTGCTGTACAGCTGGCAACAGTAATGCGATGAGAATTGCGATAATGGCAATCACGACCAGTAACTCAATTAAGGTGAAACCACTCTTTTTATGCGTGTGCTTCAGCTTAGGCAACAAATCTAAATGTGGCATGATCTTCCCTTTAAATCAGACTTTCCTGCGGGGATACATTATTATTATTCTGAGTTTTGACTCTTAACAGTAATTGGCCATTCTCTGATGACGCGCACGCGGTAAATATCATCAGCGGGATAACTCGCCTCTGTTGTGATGATATGTGAGTCTTCCATTTGTCTGTTTTTCTCTACTTTAATGACTACTTCACCTGGATTAACTTTTCCCATCGACTCGATCTCTACTTTCCAGGTTTCGCCATCGTAGTCTGTATCTTGAATCAATCTTCTGACAGCTCTCTGAGCAGCAGCATCTCCCAATGAGGAAGCTTGAAGCAGGTATTGTTGCTGCTTGAGCTGCTTGGCCTCTACTTGACTCTGTTGCAATATTTGACCTACGACCGCTAACGCCAGAATCAGACACAGCATGGGAATGAGCACAAAAGATCCACGCCGCACATGTGTCTTCTGTGCTTTTACTCTATCCGAATACTGATTTGTCGTTTTTCGATATGATTTCATGCTTCACTCTGTCTGCTCTGAATGTTTCTGAATCTGACCGACACGATTCAACTGTGCTTCACACCGGAATAATTGGAAATAAGCTTGCAGAGTTTTATTCTCATGCCCTGTCTCATCTGGAATATTCAGCTCCATAGAAACCAGTTCCTGCTGATTGATTATTTCTGTCTGAAAAGTAACACCTGCCAGCGGGAGTAAATATTCATCCTGTGAGACAAGTTTACCTTCCCTGTGATATTCGCGACGAATTCCTTCACCCGGGGAATTTGTTAAATAAGTGATAGATGTGTTATGGCGCAGTGCCAGCTTAAGTATTTGCTGACTATTCTGTTTAGATATCTCTGCGTTCTGAGCTGTAGACACATCTTCTCTGAACTTGTGCGCGATCTTTTGAAGCACCAGTTTATTCTCAAGGCGTTCTGTTCCCTTCATCTCCACTCGCATCAGGAATGCCAGAGTGGTCACCGCTGCAGTGAACAGAATCGACATCGCTGACATTACTGCCAGCATTTCGATCAACGAAAATCCCTGTCGTAACTTCGCATAAGAATGTCGTTGTATTTTTCTTTTGTCTGATATGATCATGAAACATTCATTCATATAACCAGAGGGTCAGCGTAACAGGATCAACATTTTTCCCGTAGATATTTCTCCAGGAGACTTTGATAGCAACCTGACGGACTCCTGATACTTCGCCATCATCTGTGTTGACTACAGAAAGTTCTACTTGAGGATCATTGAGATCTAACTCCCCAATCAGCGCTGACTGATAATTATTAAGACGCTCCTGACTCAAGTCCTTCCCGGAACTTTCTCCACGAATTCGTTCAGCCAGATTTTCGACCGCTGTGACAACCAGATACCTTTGATCGATGTCTTTCCTCTGCTGGCCAATAACCTTAAACGCGGGAAGTGCCACTACCATAGTTGCCCCCACCAGAATCATCGAGATGAAGGCTTCAAAGAGGGTAAATCCACCTCGATGATTTAAGAGGACCTTTCGTTCTGGATGATTTTTATTGCAATTTCTCATTGGAACTATGACTCAGGAAATTTGGAACAACAGATAAACTAAAGGCATAAACAGAGCTATGACAAAGTAACCGACCAGTACCGCGAGAGTACAAACCAGAACGGGTTTACAGATTTCTGTGAAGTATCTGATTCTGCGAAATCTGCGCTGCTCAATCGTATCAGCCAGGGAACGCAATACTGTGGGAAGATTACCCACTTTTTCAGCAGTCATACAAAGACCTGCCTCTGCACTGGAGAGAACTTTCGCCTCACGTAAAGATTCCCAGAAATCATTACCCTGACGAACTCGTTGAGCAGCTGACTGCGTCCGCA
This window harbors:
- a CDS encoding Tfp pilus assembly protein FimT/FimU translates to MRNCNKNHPERKVLLNHRGGFTLFEAFISMILVGATMVVALPAFKVIGQQRKDIDQRYLVVTAVENLAERIRGESSGKDLSQERLNNYQSALIGELDLNDPQVELSVVNTDDGEVSGVRQVAIKVSWRNIYGKNVDPVTLTLWLYE
- a CDS encoding type II secretion system protein J is translated as MIISDKRKIQRHSYAKLRQGFSLIEMLAVMSAMSILFTAAVTTLAFLMRVEMKGTERLENKLVLQKIAHKFREDVSTAQNAEISKQNSQQILKLALRHNTSITYLTNSPGEGIRREYHREGKLVSQDEYLLPLAGVTFQTEIINQQELVSMELNIPDETGHENKTLQAYFQLFRCEAQLNRVGQIQKHSEQTE
- a CDS encoding DUF1559 domain-containing protein, encoding MPHLDLLPKLKHTHKKSGFTLIELLVVIAIIAILIALLLPAVQQAREAAHRASCKNNLMQINIALQNYEMAHNVLPSGTINPTGPVRSESKGYHVSWILQILPYLDERVAFNKFNFKESVYAPVNKQVAEYQIPLLSCPSNPSPGNTYAGMQNDIEAPIDVNNNGVLFLNSSVRYDEILDGSSKTIFVGEFAGGNQRGWVSGTRSTLRNAGTSINANGLNYYPGKAQFDARNPEGESTEAAGESESVENPLSVGGFSSYHTGGAQFGLGDGSVRFLSENIDETVYQALANRHDGQLLPEF